From Helicobacter sp. MIT 99-5507:
AGGATCGCATTCTGGGTGTAAAGCGATTATGATATCTTTGTATTTTTCTTTATAAAATTCAATATCGCTAAGGCTAAAAAGCTGATGAATAGAGCAAAATCCATCATAACAAATTACATCGCTATTTATGATTTCATCATCATTTGAGATTCCAAGTATGGAATATTTTTTACCACAATCTATAGCTAGATTTGCCCCAAGGCATCTATCTGGCATAAAAAATATTTTTTTACCAGAATCTAGTGCAAATTGAAAAATTTTTTTTGCATTAGAGCTAGTGCAAACAACACCACCCATTTCACCAACTTTAGCCTTTATATCAGCATTTGAATTTATATAAGTCATTGGAAAAATATCTTCTTTCTTTATACCTAGAGTTTGAAGCTTATCAATACTTTTATCAAAATAAGAAGAATCTATCATTCTTGCCATAGAACAACAAGCAAGCCTAGGCATAATTACATTTTTATCAGGAGATAATATCTTTACACTCTGCCCCATAAAACTTACACCGCAAAATACTATTAATTTAT
This genomic window contains:
- the nadA gene encoding quinolinate synthase NadA, whose protein sequence is MNLKDEIKSLKNELDALIVAHYYQRDEVVELADFCGDSLELAKKASSAKNKLIVFCGVSFMGQSVKILSPDKNVIMPRLACCSMARMIDSSYFDKSIDKLQTLGIKKEDIFPMTYINSNADIKAKVGEMGGVVCTSSNAKKIFQFALDSGKKIFFMPDRCLGANLAIDCGKKYSILGISNDDEIINSDVICYDGFCSIHQLFSLSDIEFYKEKYKDIIIALHPECDPSVVRAADFVGSTSQIISFVSNLDENAKVAVGTEFNLVNRLRKKNGNKENIFVLSSSKPECPTMNETSIQDLYDVMKSFSDEMPYNEIELSHDCVHYARKALNKMLELS